A DNA window from Vanacampus margaritifer isolate UIUO_Vmar chromosome 19, RoL_Vmar_1.0, whole genome shotgun sequence contains the following coding sequences:
- the ylpm1 gene encoding uncharacterized protein ylpm1 isoform X3, whose translation MYPSWGNFGAPPPQNYGGPGPRKLPVGGHTGPPPPTSFGGLQASSSGSMFSSLQEQHRQQMQQLQMLHQKQLQNVLHHGSAPPVYGGGGPPGGYSAPAWQSTEAAHLDRSAGMQSHIKGDSVANQPDHSQPPPPPLPAVQPHKIEPNPALPPPEPQTAKPQDASAAPKANDAKAKDAVGKENDGSNLQDQQQLWYKQHLENLQKLRQEKAKQNQNNAEPPNSHATQPPPPSEPLKGAPPPPPPKEEQPAPPPPPEPDNKQDPEETARLKQLQAAAAQWQQVQQQRVSLHYQALMQQHEKLQQILEKYQPLIQQPANLQSMSAEMQLRHYQMQKQQFTPLFQEWELTFRLWFEQFQTYPHKDQLLDYENQWKQWQDQMNATNNHLQETITTLSAMVPYAAMQYNNVAMGQYGAYPGQDMQMPPPPPPMTHPPVTQPPMNQPPPPPPAVAAAPTSQCPPPGPLAGPPPGPPPGPPPGPPPGPPPTPPHTPTSGPPPRVGAPAGIRPTCPVNVPPPNFNIGGPRANNPRFNQPMQFDGPPRFDQRFEHPPPFQPPQQCFDGPPRFNQPGMRFDGSARFGQPPQHFDGPPRFNQPGSRFDVPPRFDQPPQRFDGPPRFEHPPPPPFGKQSRFDQPPRHTDPPPPSEAQPLPPQKQEGPPPQPAQDPKKPSSVDSSLKSVEVPPADEHKCQTKSSNSTADKDMTDDSIESVGFFIPSEPIPQTKIPSIGEDDSMDICNSPKQVDSDPAQPAATPKEPQQAHLQNYPKPNGPSKTSTPPSVFSEASQEQQEKQPPAQLQPRPEPVGPPLGGGRGQPLGPVQGRGRGLGQRGRGDFRGQNTGPPLGESVEMPHEFTSSQEEIYEEQEQEGWQGEWQEPPYEEFGGEASEEQGEEIWMPEDHHFESEEEYYEEPMHGPSMGRGGPMMRGHPPMARGGVPQGLGGPHMGRGGPHMGRGGPHMGRGGPPLGQGGPPIGRGGPPMGRGGPPMGRGGPPMGRGGPPMGPGGPPMGPGGPPMGRGGPPMGRGGPPMGRGGPPMGRGGPPMGREGPDIDTGGPPMGRGGPPMGRGGPPMGRGGPPMGRGGPPVGRGGPPVGRGGAPMGRGGPPMEGGEPMDSEWAEAEPAEYYEEEELCWGDGRPPMRGMRPPFPPGRGRPPRGHPGFMRGRGPPPHLAHGPVDEESFGYGMASGDMGMNEPEHYMYQGDDPHNMMHPGAGRGRWPPPHAVMGSEEEPFYHKEMEREHDWHPPYGRCPPMPHEIIERDGEMRRRPMGRGMARGGMRPGVPHEQEEEYGFGFVEEYGHRVDDYPRRPPPFDDPSHEGRLFDPEWDRERSPPDREYQPPPPKHYRDDRWLEERERGPPRPFNEYDYRRGEIRERNYMDEPPPRREDGAGPSEWDRPSRFDPPTERVFPPYRDEPPLDRPPLQDEPGKNLPESSADQQGGNLLALSQQQHEIILKAAQELKRMRELQEVKTDSVSQNTLANTLPDLPAGLLGLEIPPEVRNALKGMTTASAQMAKTQSWETNPTAHVPAVAPKTVEYGHGHEPGTTVERIAYGERIVLRPDPDRGYEKEPLRDPYSRDPYYDRRPDPYLDRREYSREREFYREKPPPEYERERFGRERYPPRERDDSSLLMIEERPPHRPGYRERERDLRERDRSGSRDRDDPFGRPGGYDRPPYERAGLDRGGPERYGHTSSPFDRRNYPEERGPPPAPPLAPPPQPVLPVEKKPEIKNVDDILKPPGRLSRPERIVIIMRGLPGSGKSHVAKLIRDKEVDCGGAPPRVLVLDDYFMTEVEKIVKDPDTGKRVKRKVLEYEYEPHLEDNYRSSMLKTFKKTLDDGFFPFIILDTINDRVNHFDQFWSAAKTKGFEVYIAEITADTHTCAKRNAHARTLKDIMKMSNNWESTPRHMVRLDVRALLQDAAIEEVEMEDFNPEEVPKEAKREEEEEGELGTPVVFTLEH comes from the exons ATGTACCCGTCCTGGGGCAACTTCGGTGCGCCCCCGCCGCAAAACTACGGGGGGCCCGGCCCGCGAAAGCTGCCGGTCGGAGGCCACACGGGACCGCCGCCGCCGACGAGTTTCGGCGGCTTACAGGCCTCGTCGAGCGGCTCCATGTTCTCGAGCCTCCAGGAGCAGCACCGCCAGCAGATGCAGCAGCTCCAGATGCTGCACCAGAAGCAGCTTCAGAACGTGCTCCACCACGGCAGCGCGCCGCCGGTCTACGGCGGTGGCGGACCACCGGGTGGATATTCTGCGCCGGCGTGGCAGTCGACGGAAGCGGCCCATTTGGACCGCAGCGCAGGGATGCAGTCTCACATTAAAGGAGACTCGGTGGCGAATCAGCCGGACCACTCGCAGCCTCCGCCGCCTCCGCTTCCTGCTGTACAGCCGCACAAGATTGAACCCAATCCGGCTCTTCCACCGCCCGAGCCCCAAACGGCGAAACCTCAGGACGCAAGCGCGGCTCCCAAAGCGAACGATGCGAAGGCAAAGGACGCGGTCGGTAAAGAAAACGACGGCTCCAATTTGCAG GATCAGCAGCAACTTTGGTACAAGCAGCATCTCGAGAATCTGCAGAAGCTGAGGCAAGAGAAAGCCAAGCAGAATCAAAATAATGCCGAGCCCCCCAACAGCCACGCGACACAGCCTCCTCCTCCATCCGAGCCGCTCAAAGGTGCGCCGCCTCCGCCCCCACCGAAGGAGGAACAGCCCGCGCCGCCTCCACCTCCTGAG CCTGACAACAAGCAAGACCCGGAGGAGACAGCCCGACTCAAACAACTACAGGCCGCGGCGGCTCAGTGGCAGCAGGTTCAGCAGCAGAGAGTCAGCTTACATTATCAGGCTCTAATGCAGCAGCACGAGAAGCTTCAGCAGATACTCGAAAAGTATCAGCCACTCATTCAGCAACCTGCTAACCTACAG TCAATGTCAGCCGAGATGCAGCTGAGGCATTACCAAATGCAAAAGCAGCAGTTCACCCCGCTTTTCCAAGAGTGGGAGCTTACCTTTCGGCTGTGGTTCGAGCAGTTCCAAACGTACCCGCACAAGGACCAGCTGCTCGACTACGAGAACCAGTGGAAGCAGTGGCAGGATCAGATGAATGCCACCAATAACCACCTTCAGGAGACCATCACCACCCTCTCTGCGATGGTGCCGTATGCTGCAATGCAATATAACAATGTAGCTATGGGGCAGTACGGCGCTTACCCTGGCCAAGACATGCAaatgccgccgccgccaccgccgatGACTCATCCGCCAGTGACTCAGCCACCAATGAATCAGCCGCCACCTCCACCTCCAGCGGTTGCTGCCGCTCCCACATCCCAATGTCCACCACCCGGTCCACTGGCTGGTCCTCCACCTGGTCCTCCACCTGGTCCTCCACCCGGTCCACCACCTGGTCCTCCACCAACTCCTCCGCACACTCCAACTTCTGGACCCCCACCCAGAGTAGGTGCACCCGCTGGAATCAGACCCACATGCCCTGTCAATGTTCCGCCACCAAATTTCAACATTGGGGGTCCAAG AGCAAACAACCCCAGATTCAACCAGCCAATGCAGTTTGACGGACCCCCAAGATTTGATCAGCGTTTTGAGCATCCCCCTCCATTTCAGCCACCTCAGCAGTGCTTTGACGGTCCACCTAGGTTTAACCAGCCAGGGATGCGGTTTGACGGGTCGGCTCGGTTTGGTCAACCCCCACAGCACTTTGACGGTCCGCCTCGTTTTAACCAACCTGGGTCACGTTTTGATGTGCCTCCCAGATTTGACCAGCCCCCCCAACGCTTTGACGGTCCCCCCAGATTTGAGCATCCGCCACCGCCCCCATTCGGCAAGCAGTCTAGATTTGACCAGCCCCCAAGACACACTGATCCACCGCCTCCCAGCGAAGCCCAGCCATTGCCTccacaaaaacaggaaggaCCCCCACCTCAACCCGCACAAGACCCCAAAAAACCTTCCAGTGTGGATTCGTCATTAAAATCAGTTGAAGTGCCTCCAGCTGATGAACACAAGTGTCAAACTAAATCTAGTAATTCGACTGCTGACAAAGACATGACTGATGACTCGATTGAAAGTGTTGGATTTTTTATTCCCAGTGAACCAATACCCCAAACCAAAATTCCAAGCATAGGGGAAGATGATTCTATGGACATTTGCAACTCACCCAAACAAGTTGACAGTGATCCAGCCCAGCCTGCTGCTACTCCCAAGGAACCACAACAAGCCCATTTACAGAATTACCCTAAACCAAATGGTCCATCGAAAACCAGCACCCCTCCCTCTGTTTTTTCAGAGGCTTCCCAAGAACAACAGGAGAAGCAACCACCTGCACAGCTCCAGCCAAGACCGGAACCTGTAGGTCCTCCCCTGGGTGGAGGACGAGGTCAACCCCTTGGGCCTGTGCAAGGAAGAGGCCGAGGACTGGGGCAGAGGGGACGTGGTGACTTTAGGGGACAAAACACAGGACCGCCATTGGGGGAATCGGTCGAAATGCCTCATGAATTTACGTCTTCCCAGGAAGAAATTTATGAGGAACAAGAGCAGGAGGGCTGGCAGGGTGAGTGGCAGGAGCCTCCATATGAAGAGTTTGGTGGCGAGGCGTCTGAGGAACAAGGTGAAGAAATTTGGATGCCAGAGGACCATCACTTCGAGTCAGAAGAAGAGTATTATGAAGAACCAATGCATGGACCTTCTATGGGTAGAGGTGGGCCAATGATGAGAGGACATCCTCCTATGGCCCGAGGAGGTGTCCCACAAGGTTTAGGAGGACCACACATGGGAAGAGGAGGACCACACATGGGGAGAGGAGGCCCACACATGGGGAGAGGAGGCCCGCCATTGGGCCAAGGGGGGCCACCAATTGGCCGAGGGGGGCCGCCAATGGGGCGCGGGGGGCCGCCAATGGGGCGCGGGGGGCCGCCAATGGGGCGCGGGGGGCCGCCAATGGGGCCTGGGGGACCGCCAATGGGGCCTGGGGGACCGCCAATGGGGCGCGGGGGACCGCCAATGGGGCGCGGGGGACCGCCAATGGGCCGAGGGGGGCCGCCAATGGGCCGAGGGGGGCCGCCAATGGGCCGTGAAGGACCGGATATTGATACAGGAGGTCCGCCCATGGGCAGAGGAGGACCGCCCATGGGCAGAGGAGGACCGCCCATGGGTAGAGGAGGACCGCCCATGGGTAGAGGAGGACCGCCCGTGGGTAGAGGAGGACCGCCCGTGGGCAGAGGCGGTGCGCCCATGGGTAGAGGCGGTCCGCCCATGGAAGGAGGGGAACCTATGGACAGTGAATGGGCAGAAGCTGAACCAGCTGAGTACTATGAGGAAGAGGAACTTTGTTGGGGAGATGGGCGGCCTCCAATGAGAGGGATGCGACCTCCATTTCCGCCTGGCCGAGGTCGTCCGCCACGCGGCCATCCTGGTTTCATGCGGGGGCGAGGACCCCCGCCACACCTAGCGCATGGGCCAGTTGATGAAGAGTCATTTGGTTATGGTATGGCGTCTGGTGATATGGGCATGAACGAGCCAGAACATTACATGTACCAAGGTGATGATCCACATAACATGATGCACCCAGGAGCAGGAAGAGGCAGGTGGCCACCACCTCACGCAGTAATGGGTTCTGAAGAGGAACCATTTTATCACAAAGAGATGGAGCGTGAACACGATTGGCATCCGCCCTATGGCCGATGTCCTCCAATGCCGCACGAGATCATTGAAAGAGACGGCGAAATGAGAAGACGACCCATGGGTCGAGGAATGGCACGAGGCGGGATGCGGCCAGGCGTACCACACGAACAGGAAGAAGAATACGGGTTTGGTTTTGTTGAGGAATACGGCCACAGAGTAGATGACTATCCCCGGAGGCCGCCTCCTTTTGACGACCCTTCACATGAGGGCAGGTTATTTGACCCTGAATGGGATAGGGAGCGTTCTCCACCCGACAGGGAATATCAACCACCTCCCCCAAAGCACTACCGGGATGATCGGTGGCTTGAAGAAAGGGAGCGAGGTCCCCCGCGTCCATTCAATGAGTATGACTATAGAAGAGGCGAGATCCGAGAACGCAATTACATGGACGAGCCGCCACCCCGGCGGGAAGATGGGGCAGGTCCATCAGAATGGGATCGGCCTTCAAGATTTGACCCACCAACAGAGAGAGTTTTCCCCCCCTATCGAGACGAACCTCCTTTGGATAGACCTCCACTCCAAGATGAGCCTGGCAAAAACCTGCCAGAGAGTTCCGCCGACCAGCAGGGAGGGAATTTGCTCGCACTTTCCCAGCAGCAACATGAAATAATCTTGAAGGCTGCCCAGGAGTTAAAACGGATGAG GGAATTGCAGGAGGTGAAGACTGATAGTGTATCTCAGAATACACTTGCTAACACTTTACCTGACCTCCCTGCTGGGCTCCTGGGTTTGGAGATCCCACCGGAAGTTAGAAATGCACTAAAG GGCATGACCACCGCATCTGCCCAGATGGCTAAAACGCAGTCTTGGGAGACAAATCCCACCGCGCACGTGCCTGCAGTTGCTCCAAAGACTGTGGAATATGGACACGGACATG AACCCGGTACTACTGTGGAGAGGATTGCTTATGGTGAGAGGATTGTGTTGAGGCCTGACCCAGACAGGGGCTATGAAAAAG AACCTCTTCGAGATCCTTACAGCAGGGATCCCTATTATGACAGACGACCAGACCCGTACCTGGACCGACGGGAGTAcagcagagagagagaattcTACAGAGAAAAACCTCCACCAGAATACGAAAGAGAGCGTTTTGGAAGGGAACGATATCCTCCAAGAGAGCGAGACGATAG CTCACTATTGATGATTGAAGAAAG GCCCCCTCATCGTCCAGGCTACCGGGAAAGAGAGCGCGACCTTCGAGAGAGGGATCGAAGCGGCAGCCGCGATCGGGATGATCCTTTCGGACGGCCCGGCGGCTATGACAGGCCTCCGTATGAGCGCGCTGGACTTGATCGCGGCGGGCCCGAGCGCTACGGCCATACTTCTTCACCTTTTG ACAGAAGAAATTACCCAGAGGAGCGAGGCCCCCCCCCAGCACCGCCGCTCGCGCCCCCACCACAGCCAGTGCTGCCTGTGGAGAAGAAACCCGAGATCAAGAACGTGGACGATATTCTCAAACCCCCCGGAAGGCTGTCGCGGCCCGagagg ATTGTTATCATCATGAGAGGACTACCGGGGAGCGGAAAGAGCCACGTTGCAAAACTCATACGG GATAAAGAGGTGGACTGTGGCGGCGCCCCACCAAGAGTTCTGGTTTTAGATGACTATTTCATGACAGAGGTTGAGAAGATCGTGAAAGACCCCGACACGGGCAAAAGGGTCAAACGAAAG GTTCTGGAGTACGAGTACGAGCCGCACTTGGAGGACAACTACCGCAGCAGCATGCTGAAGACCTTCAAGAAGACGCTGGACGATGGCTTCTTCCCGTTCATCATTTTGGACACCATCAATGACAGGGTCAACCATTTTGATCAGTTTTGGAGCGCTGCCAAAACCAAAGGTTTTGAG GTCTACATCGCTGAAATCACGGCTGACACTCACACTTGTGCAAAGAGAAACGCCCACGCGCGCACACTTAAGGATATAATGAAG ATGTCCAACAACTGGGAGTCCACGCCTCGTCACATGGTCCGCTTGGATGTGCGAGCCCTGCTGCAAGACGCCGCTATCGAGGAG GTGGAAATGGAAGACTTCAATCCTGAAGAGGTGCCCAAGGAGGCcaagagagaagaagaagaagagggcgAGCTG